DNA sequence from the Treponema sp. OMZ 838 genome:
AGATAATCTGGCAGCATGAGCAGTTACCGATTGTGCCGTTTCTCTGTGTAAGAAAATTCCAATGGGATAACCCGAAAGAACACGAACGTTTCATCACTCAGGCGGAAAAAGAATTGGAATACCCGCTGTTTATAAAACCTTGTAGGGTCGGCAGTTCCGTCGGCGCCGGTAAAGCGGCAAATCGCACCGAGCTGTTGCAAAAGATGCAGGAAGCCTTTCTCTGGGATAGCAAAGTACTGATCGAAGCGTGTATTGCCGCGCGCGAAATCGAATGCTCCGTAACCGGCAATGACGAATGCGTGGTCTATACGCCGGGAGAAATTATCCCCTCTCACGAATTTTACGATTATGATGCAAAATATACTGATCCTAACGGCGCGCAGCTGAAAATTCCTGCCGATATCGACGACGAACAGCGCCGAGAAATCCGTAGCATTGCAGGCAAAGCCTACCGAGCGCTGGATTTAAGCGGCTTATCACGGGTTGACTTCTTTATAGATAAAAAAACAAAGAAAATCTATTTGAACGAAGTAAACACTATTCCGGGCTTTACCGCTATTTCGATGTTTCCCAAGATGTGCGAAGCGTCGGGGATGCCGTACCGGGAACTGATCATGCATTTGTTCGATCTTGCGATAGAGCGGTTTAATTCTTCGCGGCAAATTAGAACGGATTGGAAGTAAAAGCGGACGTGTACTCGCTGGAAAAAAGCGTGTGAAAGGTTACTGCCCTGTAGAGAAGCCGCACGAAAACAATGGGCGGCTTCTTCTAAGTAAAATTGTTTATTCGTGCGGAGAGTTTAATACCCCGACGCAAGCGTCGGGGTTGTTGATTAAACCTGTTCGGAAACGCAGTTATTGGACAGGTCTATTTACTATGAACGCGTCCGATAATAATCTTCTTTTGACTTTCAAGACTCTGTTGAGGCCGCAGGTAAATTCTTGTCATAAAGATGACAAAGAACAGCGCCGCAACAACAATACCGACCGCATACGAAATCGTAATTCCCTGCATACCAAGCCGAACCAGATTGAAACACTCCGGTGCATACATCAGATAGGTAACGGAAACAGCCGACATAAAGGTTGCGGGAATAACCGCGATCCAGCAGCGGTTCCGGTTAGGATAGTTTGTCGCAAGATAAGCGCCGCCCGTCCATAAGACAATCATCGCAAGTGTTTGGTTCGACCACGAGAAATAGCGCCATACAACATTGTAGTTGATGAGCGAAATACAGTATCCGACCAGCAGCAGCGGCACCGCGATTGAAAGCCGTGTTTTCAGATTCTTTTCGTCGAGTTTAAACCAGTCGAAGATAATCATACGAGCACTGCGGAACGCGGTATCGCCCGACGTGATCGGACACGCGATAACGCCGACCATTGCGATTGCACCACCGACTGTTCCGAGAAGACCGGTACAGATGGTGTATACCGACTTTGAATTTCCGCCGCCGATCTCGAGGAGGGCTTTAAGACCGGTACCCGATCCGTCTT
Encoded proteins:
- a CDS encoding D-alanine--D-alanine ligase family protein → MNIAIIYGGRSGEHEISLVSASFVVRAIGSEHTVHLIGITKNGEWYLQPESLLEHIRKDTDAVLTIERNKTARVAVIPGGGTASGLSVNGKPITADVVFPVLHGSFGEDGTIQGLFEMADLPYVGGGVLASSAAMDKEKTKIIWQHEQLPIVPFLCVRKFQWDNPKEHERFITQAEKELEYPLFIKPCRVGSSVGAGKAANRTELLQKMQEAFLWDSKVLIEACIAAREIECSVTGNDECVVYTPGEIIPSHEFYDYDAKYTDPNGAQLKIPADIDDEQRREIRSIAGKAYRALDLSGLSRVDFFIDKKTKKIYLNEVNTIPGFTAISMFPKMCEASGMPYRELIMHLFDLAIERFNSSRQIRTDWK